The Chelonia mydas isolate rCheMyd1 chromosome 1, rCheMyd1.pri.v2, whole genome shotgun sequence nucleotide sequence tgttgacccccttaaagaattctaagagatgggtgaggcaggatttccctttggaaagctgtgttgattcttccccaacaaactgTGTTCAACTATGTGTCTCATCGTTCTggtctttactattgtttcaaccaatttgacCGGTACTGGCCtgtattccctctgaagccttttttaaacATCAAAATCACATTAGCTATGTGCCAGTCGTcggatacagaggctgatttaagccatagtttacataccacagttagtagtctGATTTGATCATTTGATATCTGAGTTCCATTAGAATGcttccatctggtcctggtgacttattactgtttaatttatctgttttttccaaaacctcctctattcaCACCTCAGTGTGAGacagctcctcagatttgtcccctaaacagaatggctcaggtgtggaaagCTCcgtcacatcctctgcagtgaagactgatgcaaagaattcatttagcctcCTGGCCACAGCctcatcttccttgagtgctcctttaacccCTCGATCTTCCAGTGGCCCCACTCATTGTTTGACAGGCTGACCGCTTCTGCTGTACTTTGTcatgttattgacataaactgggaccgtatagatcattgttgcaaccaaggtcctgtagtggcaccaaatctggtataaaggaggtcagataaggtgtctaagacaaggttatgattTGGTCATTATGATTGTGCTGTCTgaatgtgtgtatcatttttgtatttgaagttatgaatattggctatgtacttataTCTCAATGTGTGTGATTCTAAGTAGCACCAGTGAAGCATTTGGCCAGCTTATTGAGAAGGGACTCttcagattaagtgcccaatcaagaaacacttaactgacaatggaccttgggagactccaatccacatgagaagtcttcctgggaacattcaaagtagcatgtgagcaatggctgctctccctgtaaggaactgagtcatgcatggacatgtgattgCCCATGCTCCattttgctgctgtgattttccacagtaagaacaaaggggtgtccttccacatggcagaggttataaaaggccctggaaacccatccattttgtcttcaatccggcttcttacctctggaggaacattgctacactgaagctctgagcaaaggactgaatgacccatccaagctgtggatggactccagagacttgatttgagcctgcaatttattccatcactgctataagcctgaaccaagaactttgccatcactgtatgtaattgattccatttaaccaattttagctctcatctatatttctttctttttatgaataaacctttagattttagattctaaaggattggcaacagcgtgatttgtgggtatgatctgatttgtatattgacctgggtctggggcttggtcctttgggattgggagaaccttttttctttcagtggggtattggttttcttaaccattcatccccataagtctgcagaaaggaagaatgaggggggatttgatagctgctttcaactacctgaaagggggttccaaggaggatggatctagactgttctcagtggtagctgatgatagaacaaggagtaatggtctcaagttgcagtgggggaggtttaggttggatattaggaaaagctttttcactaggagggtggtgaaacactggaatgcgttacctagggaggtggtggaatctccttccttagatatttttaaggtcaggcttgacaaagccctggctgggatgatttatttggggttggtcctgctttgagccgggggttggactagatgacctcctgaggtcccttccaaccctgatattctatgagtctatgattctatgataaggagTGGCTGCTGATGGTGATTCTGGGAAACTGGAATGTCTAAGGGAATtacttgtatgacttctggttagccagtggggtgagactgaagtcctctctaTTTGGCTGGTTTGGCGTGCCTTAATAGTAAAAAacccccagccttgggctatgactgccctgctctaagcaatttgtcctgaattgatactctcagtagtgtcccaccagaggcagcatcgttacaccccACTCGTTGTTTGGCAGGCTGACCGCTTCggctgtactttaaaaaaaaatcgctgttaatttttgtgtcatttgctagTTGGTTTTCAGATCTTCTGAACTCGGTACACAGTGTCACCAAAGTCCATTAAACAAGTCTGAGTCAACCTCCCCCcagaatcatgagattggtttaaaaataatgggatttaaaaaaacactaaTGTGGGGGTTCGTTTTTCAAGTGCCTTCGGTTTCTCAGCCTTTGGGGTCACCTGCTTCAGGTTTTCTAGCTTCTCTGCAACtcacttttttaaataaactttttaaagaaagctgaaaGTTGAGATTCCCGAGCAGTCTTGTGATCCCAGAATCTGGGGCTTTCAGACAGACAGGAACTAGTGCAAGACTCCCCATAAAATCCCAAGAGGGGGCGCTGCTGGCCGTCTCTCAGGCAGAGCACCCACAAACGAAGGCACTAGGGTTGGTTAGCGGACATTTCTGGTCACACAGTCCAGCAGTGGCAGAGACACTGTTTCCCTCTGCACTGGGCTACAGAGCCTCCTGTTGTAAGGAACAGGGTTACGCCACAGACAGCCGGACATAACAGTGACGGGCTCGGAGAGTCACTGTTTCCTCAGGCACAGCTCAGAGGGTCTCCTCCTCTTGCTCAGGCATGAGACATGCACACAACAGCTAAGCAAGGCCATGCACATTCTTAACAGAAAGGGGCATGACCCAAGCCCAGTTCCAAATACCTGCCGCTAGCTCTCTATTGGACccaaacaaccccctcccccagatccaGCTACCCCCAAATCTGGTCATGATGGAAATTTGGATGCAGGGTGTGAGGTCTATCTCCAGTACTAGAGCAGCTTTCAGTGCTCATGGAGTGGGTGAGGGTCAGGATCAGACCGTGGAGCAGACCAGCAGGGCTCTGTTCAGCCAGGCAACACTCTCCAGACCCTTCACTCTCTGAAACCACGTCCTGATTCCCCCTCTTACTGCCGAGCTGCAGGAGGGGCCCGGAACTCCCTCGTCAAAGGGTGCTGTGCTAATGACAGGCCTCATCACCAAGGCGTGTTGGGAAGAGTTCAGGTTCTCCACCCACTGCCCCAAATTGTCCCTATGGGGCACACCGAGCTGAAATCTCTCTAAGGCACTTAGCTCTGGCCCCAATtattgtagcatctgagcacctcacactctgTAACATGTTTATCAGCACCACACCCCATGCGGTAGGGGAGTGCTGTTAACACCACTGggcagatcccaaggccagaagccACCATTGTGATCCTTTAGTCTGacccctgcatagcacaggccagagacctgcccccaaaataattcctggaggaGAGCTGTTCGAACAATACCCTGCCTTGATTCaacaattgtcagtgatggagaatctaccacggcCGTTCATggattgttccaaaggttaattatcctcattgtttCAAAAAATTACCCCTTAGATGccgtttgaatttgtctagcttcagcttccatccattggatcatgttacaactttctctgatagactgaagagccacatgcagctgcttacagactgtgatcaagtcaccccttccccttctctttgttaaactaaatagattgagcttcgtGAGTCTCTCATTaggaggcaggttttctaatcctttcatcattctctgATCTCTCTGGACCCCTCTCTAATAtatcaccatccttcttgaaCGGTAGACACCAGAATGGACACATTATGTAAACCAACACAACTATGACTTTCCACATTAATCCATAGCCTAACAATCGCCATTCTAAGTTTACAATGATTTAAAACCTCCATAGAACCAACCATAAACTTCTCTAATTACTACCTAGGGGTAGACCAAATTTCAGCTCCTTTACTAATCCTATCGTGCTGACTTACTCCTCTAATAATCTTAGCCAGCCAAAACCATTTAACCACTGAACCAACTTCACGAAAACGAACCTTTATCTTCACTATTATCCTACTACAAATCTCACTAATTCTAGCCTTCTCAACTACAGAACTAATCATATTTTTCATCACATTTGAAACCACACTTATCCCAACACTAGTAATCATCACACGATGAGGTAATCAAATAGAACGACTAAATGCAGGAACTTACTTCCTATTTTATACCCTTATTGGATCTCTCCCACTACTAATCGCCCTCCTATCCCTAAACACCGAAAACGGCTCCCTATCTATACATACGATACAACTAAACCAACCCACCATATTAAACTCATGAACCCATATAACATGGTGATTTGCACTACTAATAGCTTTTATAATTAAAATACCACTATATGGCTTACACCTATGACTACCAAAAGCGGGCGTAGAAGCCCCAATTGTAGGCTCAATAATTCTAGCTGCAGTATTACTAAAACTAGGAGGATATGGTATCATCCGCATTACAATAATACTAAACCCCCTATCAAAAACACTTTCCTACCCTTTCATAGTACTCGCACTATGAGGAGTAATCATAACTAGCTCCATCTGCTTACGACAAACAGACCTAAAATCATTAATCGCTTACTCATCAGTAAGCCATATAGGCCTAGTTATCGCTGCAACACTAACACAAACTCAATGAGCATACACTGGCGCCATCACACTTATAATCGCCCACGGCCTAACATCGTCAATACTTTTTTGCTTAGCCAACACAAATTACGAATGGACCCACAGCCGAACACTATTATTAGCCCGAAACATACAACTCTTACTCCCACTAATAAGCCTATGATGACTACTTGCCAGCTTAACCAACATAGCCCTTCCACCAACCATCAATCTAATAGGAGAATTAACTATTATTGCTTCACTATTTAATTGATCCAACATTACAATCCTAATAACAGGATTAGGAACCCTAATCACCGCTACTTATACCCTATATATACTATCCACAACACAATGAGGAGAAACACCCTCATACATCAAAACTATCCCACCAACCCATACACGAGAACATCTCCTCATATCATTACACATCCTACCAATAATCCTACTAATAATAAAACCAGAACTAATCTGAGGCTCCTTCCACTGTTAATATAGTTTCAAAACAAACATTAGACTGTGGCTCTAAAAATAGGAGTTAAAATCTCCTTATGAACCGAGAGGTATAATACAATAAGAACTGCTAATTCCTACATCTGAGATTAACCCCTCAGCTCCCTCACTATCCCCATACGAATGTGGATTTGACCCATTAGAATCAGCCCTCCTACCATTCTCAATTCGATTCTTCCTCAGTAGCAATTTTATTCCTACTATTTGACTTAGAAATCACACTACTCCTACCCCTACCATGAGCCATCCAACTTCCATCTCCAACTCTCACCTTTACCTGAACCTTTATTATTTTACTCCTCCTAACACTAGGCCTCATCTACGAATGACTCCAAGGGGGCCTAGAATGAGCAGAATATGTAACTAGTCTAACACAAGACAACTAATTTCGACTTAGTTAATCATGATTAAACTTCATGGTTTCCCAATGACACCATTACACTTCAGCTATCACTCCGCCTTCATCATTAGCATTATAGGCCTCTCATTACACCGAACTCATCTAATCTCAACTTTACTATGCCTAGAAAGCATAATACTGTCTTTATTTATTGCCCTATCAATATGACCTATCCAACTACAAGCCCCATCACTTATACTCACCCCAATATTAATATTATCCTTCTCGGCCTGCGAAGCCGGTATGGGCCTATCCTTACTAGTAGCATCCTCACGAACCCACGGTTCAGATCAACTACAAAACCTAAATCTTTTACAATGCTAAAAATCTTACTCCCAACAGGATCCCAGCAGTGCTCACACCAGGGCCCAACACAGAGGTAAAACCCCTCTGcccctactcgagattcccctctTTGTTCATCCCGGGTTGCACTCACTTTTTCATCTATAGCACCACACTgcgagctcgtgttcagctgattatgacCCCCAactctttttcagtcactgcatCTCAGGATTGGGTCCCGCATTCAGTAAGGATGGCCGGCATCTCTTGCTCCTAGATGGAAACCTCTACATTGAGCcgtattaaaacacatgttgCTGAGGCACGGAGGGACTAAGTGCGTTGCCCGAGGTCACAGAAGAAATCAGTAGAAGAGACTCTCCGCCCTCCCTGCGTCCTGAGGGGTGgtgacacaggctgggggctgctttcgggccccccaacccagggcaggtggagggtctggggctcctcGCAGTGTCTCTGGCTCCCTGgatggctcttaccatggcccagcttTGGATCCCAGCCTGGCcggaggcagggccttgggggaagaggaggtagGGTTGCCGGTTTTCTACTCACAGAAAACCACACACTCTTGTCCAACCCTCTGCctggcccctcctctgaggccccatccctgcctcaccccttctccaaggccctgccccccacttgctccatcccccccttgctctgtcgctcactcttcccaccctcactcactttctcattttcaccggcctggggcagggggttggaaagGGGGAGTGGGTGAGAGCTTCGgctttgggtgcaggctctgggatggggcaagaAATGAATATTTCGatatgcaggagggggctcagggctgagtgTCACGGAGTCCCGGGCTACggtctggaactgctccctacggaGCCAGGCAGGACTCGGGTGAAGtttcctctctgggagcagcctgtctgcaggacacacagctcacacggctccaccttcctgggtctgacctcggagcattcagcctcctctgcccctccgtgcgcttccacagcgagtctgcccaggcggggtcctggggaagccagagggtcctgccccccaactctgcagtcagacgtgactctcagccagccagtaaaacagaggtttattagatgataggaatacagtctaaaacagagcttgtaggtaaagagaacaggaccccacagctgggtccattttggggtggcagcgagccagacaaccacgtctgcacttcacgcCTCGTCCCCAGCTAGCCCAAACTGACttaccctccagcccctcctcctctcggctttgtccctttcccaggccaggaggtcacctgattcctttgttctccaacccttcagctctcaccttgcaggggggaagggtccaggccagcagttgccaggagacagagtgtcggccatttatgtacactggccctttgctctgcaacaattacacccccttaacccaccccctagagactgaAGAAATGcattgggggaaactgaggcacccctacagtattcagaggaaacattaagaacagtcccactttgtcacactgaGACAGTGTGTTGGGATGTTGTATCaggtcagggctctggctggggatgtgggctctggggtggggccagagataaggggttcagggtgcaggagggccTCTAGGTCTGGGGGTGGAGCCAATGGGTTCGGAGTAtggcagggggttctgggctgaggcaggaggttggggtgtgggagggagtcaggaattcaggctccaggcggcacttagCTCAAGCCCCTCcctgaagcagcagcatgtcccccctctgactcctatgggaggtgcggccaggtggctctgcatgctgccctgtctgcagactccacccccgcaactcccattggccgtggttcctggaaaatgggagctacagagctggtgcttggggcagaagcggcgtgcagagccccctggatgcccctatgcctaggagctggagaaagGACATGCCACGGCTGCTGGGAGCCACACGGCAccaagcaggcagggagcctgccttagcactgctgtgctgccaactggacttttaatggcctggtcagtaGTGTTGActagagccaccagggtccctttttcaCCAGGCATTCTGCTCGAAAACCGGACCCCTGGCAAACctaagaggaggagaagggggtagCAACTCAGGGGAGGTCACCCTACACtgaatgggctgggctgggataggAGTTAGCCATGCCTCTGTGTGGAAGCTGAGGCCCATTTCCACCCCTTTGCATTGCTGGGGCAGCACAAATGGAGCAGATGAGGAGGGAATCTGGGCCTGAGACTCTTGCCAGGACGCCTGTTTGTCAGACCCTCACTCACACAcgcagctctgccctgcctcgaTAGGGAGTGGGCTCAGCAAGCGTGTGGTGTGCAGAGCCGTCAacaggggtggtgggggtgggctgcCTGAGCGGCCTTTCCTGGCATGGCCTCTGACATGACTCAGTCACAAACACCTGGCTGAGGgcgtgggggaagggtgggtgtcCGTGCCCCTTGAATAGCCCCTGTCCACAGCTGGTGCAGGAATCATGGATCACACAGCTCCCAGAGCTCAGCTTTTCTCATGGCCCCTGGATGTTTAACCAGAGACGGGAGAGTGACAGGCCAGGAGTAATGGGAAACAACATCCACGTCCCTTCTCTTTATTGACTGTATCAACAGGAATTCTGAGGTCGGAGCAGGCACTGATATGGCTCTTTATGGGCCAATATCCCACCGGTCCCCTGGCTATTGACGAGAGcaaatgctgctgcctgccttggtctccttcccccagtgtcctgtcctcccTCACCAGCCGCTCTCCCACCGCTCCAGACCTTAGATCCCATCTGAACCTTTCCCTACAGAGTGGAGATCAGTAGCTCTTGTCCTCCCAGATGCAAGTGTCCAGGATGGAATAGGTGGCCTGTGTTTTTTGTCTCCCATATCACCAGTGCTGGAGCCTGGTGATGAACTGACCCTTCACTTGACAAACACCCTGATTATCCTCGCACGAAGGTGTTTGCTTTTCACGCTGTACACAATTGGGTTCATCAGGGGAGGGACCACTAGGTAGACATAGCCAATGAGAATTGGAAGCAAGGGAGAAGAGTTCTTCGCGAATCTGTGTATCACAGACAAGCCGAGCACTGGCACGTAGAAGAGCAGGACGGCGCAGAGGTGGGAGACGCAGGTGCTCAGGGCCCTGAGGCGCTCCGCGTGGGACGCGATGCTCAGCACTGTTTTgaggatcatcacataagagaggaagatgagcagCGAGTCCAGTCCTACCGTGGAGACTGTAACAAACAAGCCATAGATGCTGCTGACACTGATCTCTGAACAAGCGGCCTTCATGACCTCCTGGTTTATGCAGTAGCAATGGGAGAGGACACTGGTTCGACAGTATCGGTAGCGTTTCAGGAGAAAGGGGAGTGGGAATATTACGGCCACCCCTCTTAGCACAAACACTAGCCCCATCTTGGCTATTCTTGATGGGGTTAAGATGGAAGCATATCTCAGCGGGTTCTGGATCGCAACGAAGCGGTCAAAGGCCATCAACAGGAGTATGGAGGATTCAGTGAACGAAAATgagtggatgaagaacagctgggcaAAACAGGCATCAAGGCTGATCTCCCTGGAGTTAAACAAGAATACGGCCAGTGTTGACGGTATGGTGGATATCGATAAACCAAGGTCTGTGACAGCCAACATGGAAAGGAgaatgtacatgggctcatggagggttggatctgtttttataatgaacagaatgactgaatttcctaATATTGAAATAACATATATTAAGCAGAAGGGGATGGAAATCCAGAGATGGACAtgttcctgcccaggtatcccggTGAAAAGTAACATTGCAGAGTTGAAGTTGGTGtcattgacagctgacataaTGTACTGGACAGGTCAGAGGAGTTTTGAACTTTCCTTCCTAAAAGGAGAAAGAACAGGAGACTAGATGATATTTAACAAGACATCATTCTGCTCTGAGTGCAAGTCTagagattttcaagagctcaagGAAGATCAGCAAAAACATAGTCTTGGATTTACACCACCGCTAGGAAGATAGGCACTGCCAGACTGGATTAGACCTGTAGTCCATCTATCCCAATATTCAGTGGCCACCAtgagatgctgcagaggaaggtggaagaagcctTGCAGTAGGCAGCTATGAGATAACCTGCTCCCAGGGAAACTTTCCCCCTGTCACCCACTAGTTAGACATATTTTGTGGTGCAAATCAGGAAGGTTTAGAGCCCTTCcagacttttttaaaacaatcctcaTTCCTATAATTGTATTTTCTGGATACCCATATAAACATCCCGTCCCtctttgaatcctgctaaactcttggtTCCATTGATATCTTGTGGCTGTGGGTTCCGCAGCGTACTTGAGCATTGTATCGTGACCTTCCCACAAACACCCTTTCTGGCCCTCCACTCCTGAGTGTGGCCCATTGCATCATGCCATAGCAAATGCATGGTGAAAACTTATCTGTGTAGCCCAGTGGACCAGCTTATCTCTATTACATACACTGCTTTTCATTATATTTTGCTTTATTATATTCAACTGTAATGGACCCTACAGGCtcgtatcctgtaagacattgtcttcagcagttagcatgaggcCTGACGCCTATGAACTTTGGCATAAATAAACTTAGGTAACCCACAAGTTATGGGGAACTGGAAGTAAAGTGTAGGGAGGGGAATTTTATCCATAACGCTATCAGCCAACCATAGAACATGAACAGACACCAGCTTCTGGAAAGTTTTGGATGGAACATCTGACCGCAAAAGTGCCATGACAATGAATTGAGGTATATGATAATGGGGTGAAATCATAAATACACTAACCTATAGAAGAAGGACACCTTAACATTGGTAAGGGAAGGATATATGTATAAGGAACAGGGGAGAAACCCCTATTAAATATGCATTCAACATGCTAATGTAAGCGCtccatattataaaagtggcatcccagggcagcaggggagagaggtagaccttgggaggggccagaatgatggccactggtgaagaTGAGAATGGTGacagtgatgaggaagataatggctaacatttcaggttgttcagCAAGGGATGGTGTCAATATGGATATTCAGATGTGCtatctgtattatctctatctaccttaccgtgtctgtgactttgctaaatgtattaatagattatttatttgtaaatataaaaagttcctatagtgtgagtgttgcacctgggcacatcagggttcccaaccATATGATCACTTTCATAAGAATCTGAccgggcctgatcttgggaccagaacctgtcaaccctcaaagtgataactgagAATTTTATTCATAATCTTTAGATCAGGCTACATCTGTCCTGCATTCAAGCAATTTATAAACATGGAGTGGTTCATTATATATATTCTTTATCTTCTCCACTCCTGAGAGTCCAAATTATGCCACTGCCTCTTTGTAGCACATGGGATAAAttcttaggaccagattctgaatTCAGtagtattgacttcaatggtttcactccagatttacatgcgTAAATTCGATCAGAACCGGGCTCTATTAACTTTCCCTTTCCAAATTCTCCCAGTGATGCTCTCGGACCCCCAAGAATCCCTCCAAGAGAGAAGCTGAAGTTCTTTGCCTGGCCAATGTTGACTGACTCCAGAGAGTTCGTTCGTCCTATAGGCTTCTCTTTATCCTCACAGGACCTGCAGCCTCTCCCCATGCAAGGGTCAGTTGATGATTTCAGCCATGCTCGTGTAACAGGTGACAGGTGTAAATTACATACAAGCACTATTATGCttccctttcctgcacctcagctctATGCTTTGCTGAAACACTGATgagcagttctggtctctcagGACTTTTTGGAAAGTCAAGCATGTGTATTGCAGAGGTATTTTGTGCCTGAATGTACGTGTGAGAAAAAGCTTCTGGTCAGTTATCAGGAGACAGTATCGTCCAACTGTTCACTGAACAAAGAGTTAATAGCACAAACCCATTGCACACAGTATTTGGAGTACTTCTAAAATACTTTCTAAAGCAAAAGTTATAACATTTACACATATATGGTGTAGCTCACACGTAAACCCGTTCTTTCCCCTCTGATCTTCCttcagagatgatttctcagGTTGGAGTGGGACTTAAAATGactttgactttgtccttacccataactattttacatttggggacaatgtataccttcagatcagcggcactgctatgggtacccgcatggccccacagtatgccaacatttttatggctgatttagaacaacgcttcctcagctctcgtcccctaacgcccctactttacttgcgctatattgatgacatcttcatcatctggacccatggaaaagaagcccttgaggaattccaccatgatttcaacaatttccatcccaccatcaacctcagcctggtccagtccacacaagagatccacttcctggacactacagtgctaataaacgatggtcacatcaacac carries:
- the LOC102948307 gene encoding olfactory receptor 51G2 isoform X2; translation: MSAVNDTNFNSAMLLFTGIPGQEHVHLWISIPFCLIYVISILGNSVILFIIKTDPTLHEPMYILLSMLAVTDLGLSISTIPSTLAVFLFNSREISLDACFAQLFFIHSFSFTESSILLLMAFDRFVAIQNPLRYASILTPSRIAKMGLVFVLRGVAVIFPLPFLLKRYRYCRTSVLSHCYCINQEVMKAACSEISVSSIYGLFVTVSTVGLDSLLIFLSYVMILKTVLSIASHAERLRALSTCVSHLCAVLLFYVPVLGLSVIHRFAKNSSPLLPILIGYVYLVVPPLMNPIVYSVKSKHLRARIIRVFVK
- the LOC102948307 gene encoding olfactory receptor 51G2 isoform X1 yields the protein MTPCPLGNFNSAMLLFTGIPGQEHVHLWISIPFCLIYVISILGNSVILFIIKTDPTLHEPMYILLSMLAVTDLGLSISTIPSTLAVFLFNSREISLDACFAQLFFIHSFSFTESSILLLMAFDRFVAIQNPLRYASILTPSRIAKMGLVFVLRGVAVIFPLPFLLKRYRYCRTSVLSHCYCINQEVMKAACSEISVSSIYGLFVTVSTVGLDSLLIFLSYVMILKTVLSIASHAERLRALSTCVSHLCAVLLFYVPVLGLSVIHRFAKNSSPLLPILIGYVYLVVPPLMNPIVYSVKSKHLRARIIRVFVK